A window of Cervus elaphus chromosome 23, mCerEla1.1, whole genome shotgun sequence genomic DNA:
CTCCAGCAGGCGATAAActctttgagcctcaatttcctgaCCTGAGATGGGACACTACTGTACCTACCACATAGCGTAGTGTTTTTGGGGGGAGGCCAGTGAACACGTAAAACACAGGCCATGGTGCCTGGCAGCCAAGAAACCTCTCCTAAGTGTTAGCTGCTGTTATGTATCTCTCTCCACTGGGCCACAGTGGTATACTCTTTCTCGAAGAGACATGCTGGGCTGAGGGAAGGACATGAAGCTACAGAGCTCCTCAGAGAGAATTTAGGACACAGGCAAGGAAAGAGGGGGCTGGTGAGGAAAAAATGGGCAAGATGGAGAGGATGCTCACGTTTGTCAagcatttccctttcttttttatttttatttattattttttttaatttccttttcttttttaaaaaaaatgtttatttatttgcaccAGCTGTTAGTTGCAGCACgggggatcttcgatctttgttacaccacacaaactcttagttgtcacatgtgggatgtagttccctgaccagggattgaatccagaccCCTGTGTGGGGAGcaagaagtcttagccactggaccatcaaggaagtccctcgAGTAGTTTCAAAGGGGTTTATCTTTCTTACCTGTCCTTGGGGTAGCCATATTGCTCCTGTTTATTAATGTTTGATAAAGAGGTGAAATAACTTACCCACGGCCAGATTCTGACACCAAGCCCTGTGCTCTTTCCTCTGTGCCTCGGTGCTGGTACGAGTCAACCAAGGTTTTTGATGCTTTTGTTGGCTACATCATCAAGGTGActtgaaactgttttttttttccaagctgtTTTTGGGGCGGAGGGCAGGGAGTCATAATGGTATTGGTTCTTTTTCTACTAAAataggctctgagaagtcctgcagttAGTAATACCAGCGACCAACATGGACTGAACATGTACACATGTCTGGCCCAGTGCCAGGAGCTTCACATACGTGtctccttttcatcctcacagtaATTGTGAGGTCAGTTTATTATTATCTGAGGATGAATGAAGTTAAGTGATTTGCTTAGGGTTTACTTGATAGTGGAGCTGAAACTCACAGCTGGACAACTGGGACTCCCTTAGTGACCATTGTAATTTGATGTGACCTTGCATTTCCTGGGCTTATATGAACTTGTCTTTTCTTGCCTTCACCTTCCTTTTACAGAACATACATCCTGTGTGTTGTTTAAATGATTTTGGAGCAGTTTGTCATTCTGTTAGATTGTTAATTGAGTGGGGGCttatttccttctgctttgtCCGTATTAACAGATAaggggcttttttttctttctctctagcaTTTTCGCTCACAGGGAGTGCTGTACTCCCTGGGTGTTTGCTGATGAAGTCAGCAGGGTTTCAGACTCCGCTTTCCTGGTCATACACAAGTACTTATTTTACCATCGCTAAATGGAGTGCATTAGCTCCAGGCCACGGAGAGCAAATTAGGGGAACTGGGAGATAGATCACAGAGAAGGAGGCTGCTCTGAAAAAATGCCGTCTGCACCTCCAGCCTGAACGCTCCAGATGTGGGGGGTAAACACAGCACGTCAGGGACCGAGTTCCAAGGCTGTGGCAGGATGAGGCCCTCTCTTCTGCAGGTGAGCCTGGGACGCTGAGTAACGGTGAGCACAAGACTGACTGTCTGGGCTTGAAGGTGCATTTTGGTTTGGAAGCCCTTTCTGTAGGTTCCTGCCGCCTTTATACAGAGTGGAGAACTGAGAGCCCAgcccacccctgccttctgcaGCTTCGGGCACCTGTTCTAGGAAATGTCCTCTGGAACAAGGTGGACCAGCACCTCTTTTccatttgttgttctttttcttccatctGGGGACTTAGGAAGGCATATTGGGTAGCTTCCTGGTTCTTTTCTGCATTAGCGTGCGCTTTTAATGGAGTTTGCAAAAGGCAGAGTTTGAGGTTGGCTAAAAGAGCATTAGGAGACTGTTTTCCTAATGGCAAGTGAACTGCTGATCTATTTATGATGACTTACTTTGGAGATAACAGTTGAGGTGGTGGGAAGAGCCCTTGGCTGCAGACCTGGGGTCTAGTCCTGATTCTTCCTCTAACTCACTGTGGGCTCCTGGCAGGCTGTGTCACCTTTtctcagcatcatttttttttctcagtttctaaTGAAATAGGTTGGACTTTAGGGTCTCTGAGAGTCCTTCAGGCCCCCTCAGCCTTTGATGCCAAGATTGTAACTTTTATTTGGTCAGGATTTGGTGGGACATCCAGTGCCATGTGGTGCAAGGATGCATACAAATAACCATCCCTCCAGGAGGATGGTTTCTTTGACACTGGTGAACTTGTAGTTTTGACTTGGGTCTTTTCTTGCGTAAAAACACAGGGCAGATGACAGGCAACCCCAGCAAAGCAACTAGTGGCTTGAGGACCAGGTGTGCTTCTCTTGGCTGAGGGTACCTTGAACATATGAGCTTTACTTGTGGGCAGAAAGAGCAGGGAGTGGGCATCTGACTAATTGCTGGAGGTGGGCAAAGCAGGGCTTCTGCAGCTTCACCAACTCCCTGCCCACCAGTAGCCCTGCCATGACCGAGTTGCTGAGGGTTCTTCGGAATTCTCACTTAGCATTACGTGTGTGGCTAAgtgttttgtgtttgtgttttctaTGTAGTTCATGATGAGAGTGGGAAAGGAccagccctctcctcctctcccagctCTTGGACCTTCTGCTGCATGAATTCAGTTGTAGAATCTTGAGTCTTTGAAAGGACTCCATTCATTCAGTGAGAGGATATCACTGCACCCTCCTTCTCCCCAGCACCTGAATCTCAGTGTACTAATCTCAGTCATTAGTATACAGTTATGACATCTTAGCATCTGTTGAGATACCCTGGGCTAAAGGCCCCTATTCTGAATGCCTGCAGATCAGGGCAAGCAAACTTTCCCTTCTCGGCAACTCTTCAAAGAGAAGTCATGTCTACCTTTGCCGAGGAGAAAGGAGCATCCTACCTGGTAGTTGTATTGAACTGATTGATGTGTTCTTTGAAAATGGTTTCTGTCCAGTCACTAACAGATACCTTGCAGAAGGAGTTTCTTGTCCTGGGTGAATGTCTTTTCCACTGATCTCTGCTTCTTTGGGTatctcttctgtattttttcttcaaatagcTGTCTTTAGAGTGTCTAATGAAGCAACTGTCTGGAGACCAATGTTTATTTCAACATGGTTGGAGTTGTTTTTGCTTCAGCTTTCAGAGCCAATAAAGCTGGTTATTAGATTCTGTAATTGCTGCTGTAATTACTCTCTTGGAACCAGCAAAGGCATAATTAAATATGGAGATTCCAAGGACTATTTTTTTCCAGCTAAAAGCAGCTTTTTAAACTTCTGTTGGCCTGGGTTAGATTTCAGTCGTTAAAGCATCGTGTTTATGAATGACACGGGGTGGGGGTTCTTTGGCAGAAAAGGGGTTTATTTGGACACCTCTTCTTTGAATATTTGGTTTGGATGTTAACCTTGTTAACTCCCCAtacttgtttttatcttttttcccattttaccccagttttattgagatataattgacatataacattatgttattttttaGGTGCACAACCTAAtgatttaatatatgtgtatattgtgaaataattatcaAAATACACTTAATTGACATGCATCACCTCAcatgattacatttttaaaacctcGTAATGAGAACTCAgtacttgttttttttaactcaggAATTTGGAGAAGTAAGGCAAGGCACATGTAAAACATTGAGTCTGACCCTTTAGGCTTTGGCTATATAGAAGCACATTTTTGTGGTCAGCAATAAGCTTGGAATGGAGAATGTTTACTTGAAGTGGAACGGTGTGCAGCAAGAGTGGCGTGTTACTCACTTGTTCTGCCCTGACTTATGCTTCACCAGTGTGCCACACGTTTAGACATGGGGCAGGTGGTGAAGGAGGGCTGGGTCAAGTGCTGTGAATATTTATGTTTACACATATTCTTGCAGCCCAAAGGCTGGCCCCATGTCTCATTTCAGGGTTACTCTACTGGTGAACCGTGTATGGAGGGGAAAATTAATCACATACCCTTTCTTTTTAGGGTTCTCAACTAGTTGAGAAATAGAACAGGAGTTAGATTGGGGTAAACAAATGGACTGTCTCTGCCAGGAACCGTTATGGAGATTTCTGTGCAAAGAGGCGAAGAGACCATGCGAACCCTGCAGGTTGGAGGGGGAGCCCTAGAGGCTTCTAGCTCAGAACCTTTTCCTCCTTTCAGGGCACACCTCTTGgcaaggacagaggggaagggcaAGCACTTGCCAAAGTTCCTGTTTCACGGGTCAGGACAAATGCAGGGAAAGAATCCCTCCAGATGACTGTTTTAGCCACTGTTTCAATGAGACGTGATCTTTTCTCTGTTGAATCAGAGGTACACAGGAGATAAAATATGGGTGTACCCCACATGAGGAACCCTGCGGAGAATATatgaaaaacttaaaatagatgAAATTGGAGATTCAGTTTAATATAATTAAGCatactgtgtaccaggcattgTGCTGGATGATGGCTTGTAAAGATGCATAATACAAACATTATTTCATTCGTGGGGGTCTCTGGCTTACCCCCTGATATGTTTGTGTATTTGCTTCCAGATAATTTATTGCCTGGGGGATTTTAGCAGTGGGGTGCAGATCAGAGAAATGGAAGACTGGCTTACAAGGAGTCCCTGCCAATTGAAAATGTATTAGAGAAAAAGTTAAAGCAGTTCTAAATATGCTGTGATGTTAACAGGGAAAGAATAAATTTGGTTTTAAAAGTCAGAACACAGCTGACTGTAAAATCACGGCTCCTACTGTACTCAGGACACGAGAAGCAGGGCAGATGTCACCTCGCTGTTTGTTCTTAGGAACTGTCCCCGTGTCACTTACCATCGTCCGGAGCCTATGTGGGAAGCAGGGGCCCAGGGGTTCACACAGGCCAGTGGTTGAGCCCCCTGCCCCTCTCATACCAGCCGGCTGACGGCTGAGCCGCTCCGCCTTTCTGATCTGTCTGATCTGTGCCCCAGGACTTGGCGGGAGGATTAAACGAGGAGGCAGATGGTTCTATGCAGCAGGCGCTCAGAACACCTGTTGAATCTCAGCTGATGAACAGGTTCTAGGCTGGGCTATGCCTGGGTGGTGAGGGCAGCTGAGGAGGGCCTGGGAAGGGGGCACGTGTGGGGCGTTGGCCTGAGAAGGTTTGAGACTCACTTGTTGATTGGGGTGTCTGAGTCAGTTTCAGCACCAGGGAGTCAGGAGGAAGCAAGGCCAGGCCCTGACCACTTGTACAACAGGGCTCTTCCAGACTATCGTCCCTGTGCCTCGATGGTCAGTGGCAAAGGGATCCGGACTTGGGGCTGGGGCTTCCAGAACCTGGTTCAAGGCGAGAATCCAAATCCATTGCCAGCCTCGTTAAACCACTCAGAGGCTTTGTCCTGCGGGCAGAGGGAGGGTTGAGGGTTCTTAAGCAAAGGAATGACATGATTGGGTTTGTGTTCCCTCTTCTGTGATGCTGCAGTTCCCTTGACACTCCCTGCTAGCCTGGACTGCGCCTCCGTGGCGAGGTTCTGCGTGGTTTGTTCAGTGGGGGGCATAGCAGTCAGCGTGGCAGCCCGTGACTGTTGAGTTCCATACCTGGCTTAATCTACTCTCTGCTGACTACCACTGGTAACCTGAATtacctctctgaacctgtttcctctACTGATAAAGAGTGGTCATTTCTACTTTAAAGGGTTGCTGTTGTGAGGTAATTACTTGGCAGGCATGGCTTAGTACTAGCAGAAGGTGCAGGTGTTCAGTAAAGGGGATGCCTTGGGGACGCCTAGATGTGACTGCAGGTTGAATTTCTTGACGTCATAGGCCGGTCTGACCATTTACACCAGGATCAGAGAACTAACAAGTGGAATGGCTTTTCAGCTTTTAATGAGGCATGTTTCATGTTCGGATTTTTTGCAGCGTTTCTTTAGCCTGCTTTATCATTTGGCTGGAGGAATTTTCCTGGTGATTTTGCCTGCTGCTTTTGGAGGAATTGTGGACTTAAGGATTGCTTACATGTAAGCCAAGGCCCTTTTCCCTTGGCAGATGGTTTTCAGGGGGCAGTCCTAGGCTCATAGGGCACTTGAGTGGAAGGAGTACGGGACCAATTCAGATGACATGTGGAGAAACCACAGCCCTGTTGGGGAGGTGATTGGCCATGGCCAACAGCCTGCAGGGGGTGGCTCTGGTGCAGAGCTCGGGGACACAGTGGGCACAAGTgcacgggtgtgtgtgtgtctgcatataTGTGTGAGGCTAGTGCTGTCCAGGCCAGGGCAGGTGCCAGGCAGCTTCCCTGGCCCCACCATTCCTTCTGCTTGAGTCTGCGCAGAGCCTTCCTGAGCTTTTTGCTCACCTAAGATACTTTTCAGTGTAAAGAGGGAAGCTAAAATAGTAAGGAGAGGAAAACCTGGGCTTTGAGTAGGGAGGTGTGGTTTGGCCTTTGCTCTGCTACCAGTTCACCTTGATCAAAGTGCTTGCCCTGACTGGATCTTAAAACAAGGTGATTGCTACAGCCTTAACACACTGGGAGGCCAAGAGAGGTGATGGCATTGATTTGACCCAGTGGTCAGACTCTAGATGAGGCCCTGACAGGGAATTCTGTCtttatttcagttgctcagtcctttcTATGATAAAGAATGCTGTAGCTACCATCTTCAGGCATGGAGCCTTTGCTTGAATCACAAGGGCCTTGCTCTTGTTGAATACATTTCCAGAAGGAAATTACTGGGTCAGAGGGCCGGAACAACATTATGGCTGTTGCTATGTGTTGCCATGTTACTTTTCAGAAGCACTATAACAATTTACAGTTGTGGACTGTGTGTGAGATAGCATTTTAACGCCAAATGATCCAGTATTTGCTATagtcattatttattattttgtaatttagtTGACATAGAATGATACTTTAAAGCCGCTTTATAATAATTAGAGGGGTTTTGGGGGTGTCCACTGTGTTAAATGTTGTGCTAAGTGTTTGCTTATATGTTATCTCATTCACATCAGCCTCTCAGGGAGGCTCAGCAGCTCATTGAGGCTGAGAGCTGGGGTTTCAACCTAAGGCAGTCTGACTTCAAAGCACTCTCTTGTTTGGGGTGCCGACCATGCTTTGATTTATGCGTGTGGTTCCCAGAGAGTGTGAACTTGGGCTTAGTGCCTGGCTgcattttgaaagaatgtgaattTTGTATAGTTTTCTCTGAGTATTGAATATGCTGTTTGTGGAGAAGAGAGTATCAGCCCTCTCTTGTAGTGAAAGCAGAAACTGAAGTGCATCCATCCCAATTAGGAAGACAACTCAGTGAACTCTAGGATGCTGCCCTGTGTCCGGGCTCTCTGAAACCCTGTTttctcgcccccccccccccccccccatgcagCGGCACTTCAGGCCCTGAAGCGCAAGAAGAGGTATGAAAAGCAGCTGGCGCAGATCGACGGCACGCTGTCAACAATCGAGTTCCAGCGAGAGGCCCTGGAGAATGCCAACACCAACACCGAGGTGCTCAAGAACATGGGCTATGCCGCCAAGGCCATGAAGGCTGCCCACGACAACATGTACGTGGCACCCGCTGGTGGAGGGGGGCGCGCACGCGGAAGGGCAGTGCTGGCCGTGCAAGGCCTCAGTCCTAGGCCCCTTGACTTATCCATTCAAGCACCCAAGTTTGTTCTGATTTGCATCTTTTCTGGAGCTTTTATGAAATGGATTATGTGCCCCACTACCCCCAGAAGCAGATCTCATGGAATGAAACTGTTTTCTGAGTCATTCAGGGTTATTGGaatgaatgtagagttttaaacTGGAAAGCTTTGTCTTCTTAGAAGATTCTCTTACCCGGGCCTCTGATCATCCAGGTGGGGAAGTTTGTCCCAGAGAGGGGAGGTGACTTGCCCTGGGTTATGGGGGAACTTGGATAGAACTGGGATTAGAATCAGTTCCCGTGACTTTCTCCTGAAGCTGTCAGGGGCCCTGAAAGGTGTGGTACATTTGAGGGCTTTAGCTCTTTCTCTTCCTGGGTCTGTTTTTGGTGGGATTTTCCCTTCCTGTCACTCTTGAGTTTTGGCTCTCGTATTGACACGTGTTCTTGACCTCTGCATTCCTTCCTTTATGTGGCTACTTCTCATATTCTGTGGCCTAAGACACCAGATAACTGAGCTGTTACATTTGTAATTAAAGGCCAGGTTAACATTAAGCCCCAAATGAGGACTTCTCCCAAATAGAACAGAATTCTGCATTTGTTTTAGTGCTCTAACTTGGCATCATATATTTGCGGGTGCTGGGAGcctttttgcttccttttgggTCCTCTGCCATGCTCTAAAACAGAGGTTGGCAGAATCTGGCCTGTGGGCCCCAGGCAAGTCCCCTGCTGCCaatttctgtaaataaaattttattgaaacacagttgTGTCCCTTAATACacactgtctgtggctgcttttgtggCACACAGCAGGCTTGAATTTTTGCAACAGAGATCGTGTGGCCCAGAGATTCTAAAACATTTGTTACTATTTGGCCCTTTACGGGGAAAGCTTGCTGATCCCTGCCCTAGAAGTGTGGGATTACAGGAAAAGTAGCCTTCAGGTAACTGAGCTACTGTCTGAGGGGATGTTCGTCAGACTGAGCTTCCTGAGTGAGGTGCGTGTCCCCTTCATGTCCGTGTTCCCCACAGCACAGCACCTCTTAGTGAATTCTGTGCTTGGAAATACACGTGTATATATGATATTGATTGACTGTAAGTTTGTTGACATTAGTGACAGTGCATAGGAAATAATCTGcattgtttgcttttcctttggGGCCTTGTAGAGGAGCCATAGGGGATTTGTGTAGATGGGAAGCGCTGGTCACGTTGTGTGGTTCTGTTGTAGGATTTGTGATTTTACCTATCACTGTGCAGAGTTACCCTTGAACTTGAAGAGCTATTGATTCAGGAGTTCCCAAGTCCCACAGTCTCATCTAATGAGTTTACCAGCTTGCATGAGAGACTCTCACGATGGCATCTAACTTTGCCAGCTTTATTTCTTCAGAGTGTTAGACTGGGTGACATCTAAGGATGCTTTTGTCCTCTTGATTCTGTCATTCTCTAGTTTAAAAGAGGGGGaagaagacaaagacaaaaaagtAATTCCacgagactttcctggtggtccaatggttaagactccgtgcttccactgcagggagcctgggttcgatacctggtcggggaactaagattccacatgccactcagcacagccaaacaaaaaaaaaaaaggaattcctcAGAGGGAGTGATTGTGGGGCTGAGACTGGGCAGCAGATCCTTGTTTCTGCCTCACAGACCCTCTGTACATAGACTAACACAGTGCTCGTTTCATTTAAAGGGACATCGATAAAGTTGATGAGTTAATGCAGGACATTGCTGACCAGCAGGAACTTGCAGAAGAGATTTCAacagctatttcaaaacctgtaGGGTTTGGAGAAGAGTTTGACGAGGTGAGTGATTTCGTGCTGATCATACCAGCTTCTCAGATGATGCCTAGGCTGCCTCTGATGTGCAGTTGAGGCCTCACTGGCAGGGAGTATATGGTCTGGAAATCACCAGGTCTCCTCCCTCCAGAGACCTGAACGTAGACATAAGGTGTGGCATGAACTCTCCCGAATTCTGGGTTTTGAGGGATGCTTTCAGTGTTTGGGGGAGCTAAGGTAGAGTAAAGGGACTTTTGTCGGGACATCTCAGCAGACTTCAGGTCAATACTGGTTTCAGCAAGCAGTGACCCTGCACCCTTCCGTGGTGGGCCGCTGGGCTCAGAGCAGGGGCAGCCGAGGTCACCATGCCCTGAGGAATTTACAGGGTTCCCCTCAGACAGCCCTCCCAGCTCTGCTGGGAGACAAAGGTGAAACCAGGGAAGGAATGTTTGTATCTGATCCCTGAAGGATTCATCTAGACCTTGGCCACCTACCAATTTCTGCCGTAGCAATTGGAACCTTGAAGCTCTtaggtttttaaaatacagttacaGGCTCTGTACCTCATTCTGCCTTAGATTTGAGTCCACTGAAGGTCAGGGCCTCTCCGCCAAACCTAATCCTTTGTGCTGACTGCCGCCGTATAGCTGAGAAAGCAGCCTGTAGCTCTTAGCCTTGGCTCCCAGCACCAGAGCCTTCATGTTTTCAGACTGGAGTTCAGTGGGTTAGTCAAGTTCATTTCAATTCAGCAGACATTCCTGAACATTCACTCAGTGTACCCAGTTCTGAGATAgagatagaaatgaaaatatacgATCCCTTTTCTCAAGATGCTCCCAGCCTGGTGCAGGGACCCCACGTAGACATCAGCAATTGCTCGATGGTGTGCTCCGTTCACCAGTAGAAGTGTGTTTAGGATGAGTCACAGAGTGTGCACTTGGAGTCCATCTGCCCTGACCTTCTCAGAAGGGATGTGTGTCCCCTGAGCTGTTGGGTAAGAGGCACCACAGTAGGGGCTGGGGTTCCCCAGGGTCTCGCTCtcatttttgtgtttgcttttcccAGGATGAGCTCATGGCAGAATTAGAAGAACTAGAACAGGAGGAACTAGACAAGAATTTGCTGGAAATCAGTGGACCGGAAACAGTCCCTCTACCAAGTGTTCCCTCTATATCCCTACCATCAAAACCCGGTGAGTACTTCTTATCCACAGTCATGACACACCCACGGCCCATGGGGTAGGTGACCTTGTGGCCGGTTGGCTTCGGTTTGGGCCCTGAGTTGCCCAGAGTTGAGAACCAGGCAGCATCCGTTGTGACAGCCCTGATGACAGTGTCAGCCGCTCTTCCCTCGTCTCCTAACCTTGGCACTGTTGACATGGCCGAACCGTTCTTTTCGTGCGGACTGGGCGGGGCCTGTGCTGCGCCCTGTGGATGGTGAGCCGCACCCGTGGCCTCTGCCCTCTAGATGCCAGTGGCATCCCCCTCCCCAGGTTTGGACAACCAGCCGTGTCTCCGGATTTTGCA
This region includes:
- the CHMP4B gene encoding charged multivesicular body protein 4b, which gives rise to MSVFGKLFGAGGGKAGKGGPTPQEAIQRLRDTEEMLSKKQEFLEKKIEQELTAAKKHGTKNKRAALQALKRKKRYEKQLAQIDGTLSTIEFQREALENANTNTEVLKNMGYAAKAMKAAHDNMDIDKVDELMQDIADQQELAEEISTAISKPVGFGEEFDEDELMAELEELEQEELDKNLLEISGPETVPLPSVPSISLPSKPAKKKEEEDDDMKELETWAGTI